From Marivirga harenae, one genomic window encodes:
- a CDS encoding TolC family protein — MLRIIISLFIIAFTSLNAISQSIDYNKVILPEGISDISYEEKLVQLAWQNHPANEEVKKSVDLAKYDLQISKRYWLEGFRMTGNLNEFNIDPARDITNRSQFFPRYNFSLALPLGQLFTNPVENKQSQLRVEMAESKVNALKLELRREVLSAYNDYLMFQEIFKIHSIALEDAEMNHSIVEESFKQGEESFDKYNTSNTNLSQKKISKIQASTDLQNSKLQLESLIGIPLEDVQ, encoded by the coding sequence ATGCTAAGAATTATAATTTCACTTTTTATTATAGCCTTTACAAGTCTCAATGCTATTTCCCAATCAATCGACTATAATAAAGTAATATTGCCTGAAGGAATTTCAGATATAAGCTATGAAGAAAAGCTAGTGCAATTAGCCTGGCAAAACCATCCTGCTAATGAAGAAGTCAAAAAATCCGTTGACCTGGCAAAGTATGATTTGCAAATTTCTAAAAGATATTGGTTAGAAGGCTTTAGAATGACCGGAAACCTCAATGAATTCAATATAGATCCAGCTAGAGATATCACAAATAGATCTCAATTTTTTCCTAGATATAACTTTAGCTTAGCATTACCATTGGGTCAACTTTTTACAAATCCAGTTGAGAATAAACAAAGTCAGTTAAGAGTAGAAATGGCAGAAAGTAAAGTAAACGCCTTAAAACTTGAACTGAGAAGAGAGGTGCTTTCCGCGTATAATGACTATTTGATGTTCCAAGAAATCTTTAAAATTCATTCTATAGCACTTGAGGATGCCGAAATGAATCACAGTATAGTAGAGGAAAGTTTTAAGCAGGGAGAAGAATCTTTTGATAAGTATAATACAAGTAATACAAATTTAAGTCAAAAGAAAATCAGTAAAATTCAAGCCTCCACTGACTTACAAAATTCAAAGTTGCAATTAGAGTCTCTTATTGGTATTCCGCTGGAAGATGTCCAATGA
- a CDS encoding O-antigen ligase family protein — MNLVKKNISKSQVFQILILVFSAVLIPYLMVITSYLMAALVLGIIASILVLISIFWHYKAGIYILLLYSSFIFLIDRILMANIPFGIAVEVLIVLTFIALLIQQKGKESFQWKLNEPIVIIQLIFYSYFILQIANPNAVSISAWLASARFLTTFILFYIFLHFLSNLRDLKIFTRAWLIIAMMVAAYGVFQEYVGLRDFEWRWIRAVPNRYDLYFIWGHMRKFSFLSDPSAYGLFLGFTGLSALMMSFGPYSKSKKVVLICMTLFMFFAMSFAGTRTAYAMVAVGVFLFIFMNLRDPRILGISVFIVIVVTILITGPFYSAPINRMRSTLNLSEDASMNVRDIKRIRLQKYIKKNPIGGGINTAGNAGLRYSRGHPLAGRYDPDSGYLRTALEMGWIGAFLVICLNGAIVIKGISNHFRLKNPTLRTYNLMYVIPFLGLTVAHYTQDALFQKPVNLLVIATYALMVKLPDLDEEKQKPPRK; from the coding sequence ATGAATTTAGTGAAGAAAAATATATCGAAAAGTCAAGTATTTCAAATTCTTATCCTTGTTTTTTCGGCTGTACTGATTCCATATTTGATGGTCATAACATCTTATTTGATGGCCGCTTTGGTCTTGGGTATCATCGCTTCAATTCTTGTGCTAATCAGTATTTTTTGGCATTATAAAGCAGGTATTTACATTCTACTACTATATAGTTCATTTATATTCTTGATCGATAGGATACTAATGGCTAACATACCGTTTGGAATTGCTGTTGAAGTTCTGATTGTTTTAACTTTTATAGCATTATTAATTCAGCAGAAAGGAAAAGAAAGTTTTCAATGGAAGTTAAATGAACCCATTGTCATAATTCAGCTAATATTCTACTCCTACTTCATTTTACAAATAGCAAACCCTAATGCTGTGAGTATCTCTGCATGGCTAGCTTCCGCTCGTTTTTTAACAACTTTCATACTATTCTATATTTTTTTGCATTTTTTGAGTAATCTTCGCGATCTAAAAATATTCACCAGGGCATGGTTGATAATAGCTATGATGGTTGCTGCCTATGGTGTTTTTCAAGAGTATGTTGGTCTTAGAGATTTCGAATGGAGATGGATAAGGGCCGTTCCCAATCGTTATGATTTGTATTTTATTTGGGGTCATATGAGAAAATTCTCCTTTCTTTCCGATCCATCAGCCTATGGTCTATTTTTAGGGTTTACTGGTCTTTCAGCTCTTATGATGTCATTTGGACCCTATTCAAAGTCAAAAAAAGTTGTTTTAATTTGCATGACCCTATTCATGTTTTTTGCTATGTCTTTTGCGGGAACAAGGACTGCATACGCGATGGTTGCAGTCGGGGTATTTCTTTTCATTTTCATGAACCTGCGTGATCCTCGGATACTTGGCATCAGTGTTTTTATTGTGATTGTAGTCACGATTCTCATCACAGGACCATTTTACAGTGCACCAATTAATCGAATGAGATCAACCTTAAACCTATCCGAGGATGCATCAATGAATGTTCGTGACATAAAAAGAATTCGTCTACAAAAATATATAAAAAAAAATCCGATTGGCGGTGGAATAAATACTGCCGGAAACGCTGGTTTAAGATATTCTAGAGGACACCCTCTAGCAGGTCGATATGACCCGGATAGCGGATATTTAAGAACTGCACTTGAAATGGGTTGGATTGGTGCATTTTTGGTGATTTGCCTAAATGGTGCTATTGTAATAAAGGGAATATCAAATCACTTTCGTCTTAAGAATCCAACTTTAAGAACTTACAATTTAATGTATGTAATTCCTTTTCTAGGTTTAACAGTTGCACATTACACCCAAGACGCATTATTTCAAAAGCCCGTAAATTTACTGGTAATTGCCACTTATGCCCTAATGGTTAAATTGCCTGATTTAGATGAAGAGAAACAAAAACCCCCAAGAAAATAG